The Setaria viridis chromosome 2, Setaria_viridis_v4.0, whole genome shotgun sequence DNA window TGGGTAACTTGAACCAAATAGCATAATTTAAGAGGCAAAACTAAACCAAGAAATAATCTAGGGGGTTATTTGGACTTTGTTTATATTAGTgaagtaatttgaacttttttccTGTGTTGATGTGGAAGGGGATCACGGCAAATACTTCGACACATCACGTGCAGCGTGTGGAGGAGCTCCTTGCAACGCCTCTGCACAAACTGATTAGACCGGTTCTGCAGACTGGTCAGACTGGTTCGCCAAGGCAGCCCAACGATGGACCAGCTAACGCTCGCTTGAGAGGGATCCCGTCGGGGCAAGCGCACGTAGGGTTACTCTAGGTTTGGCAGGTCACCTAGAGCGTCCTCAATCACCATTGATATGAAGGAGGGACAAGTATGAGGATGGAAAAGGTTGATACGAAGGAGGGACAAGTACGAGGATGGAAAAGGTAGGGCAGGAGAAAAGGTAAAAAGATAGTAGATGTGGTTTTGATCGATTAGATTACCCTCAATCGGTCATGTCCTTTTACATTTATaggaggggaggtcttgccccataAGAAGTCGAAGCCCTTACAAATTTTGTGTtgaaatacaactcctaactcggacTACACGTGCCAATCCTGTATGACCGACCTGGCAAATCGGTCTGACCGATTTTCTGAGGTACAAATCTTCCCGaagtcataactctctcatccgaacttcAAATCGAACATCctatatatgcattttgatcttcTCGACGAGGACAatgcaatggtgaagtccaatttgcaaTTTGAGAACTTTAGCtaaaccagtctgaccggttttAGAGACCAGTTTGTCCAGATTTATCAATTTTGGTCGTCAACACCTTGTTTTTATGATAACTTACAATAATGTAAGATGGTTTAGGGaccttatttttataatgaaacAATCCACCAAAAATTAAGAAGAAATGATCAAATATTACCTTGATTTCATATTTATAGGTAGGGTCCGATAAATTTTATTTACAAATTTGAATATGCCCGACGACGCCGCCCGTGATGGCCGGAGGTCAGGAGTGTCCATGCACTCAGAAGTTGAAGCAAGCAGAATGGAGcattgggaggaagaagataaacaCTTCTTGCAATCTACTACGTTGTTGGATCACCAATTGATGGGCAATAACTTTCagctgaaataaataaaaataatcagGCAAGCATCAGCCTCTGTAATTTGTAATTTAGAGTAGAATGTATGTATCTATGTTGTTTCAAACCCTCGTGGTTATGCCACcccgaaaaaaaaaagtaacgtTTCCTCTCGTTCCGTATTACTTTAAACGCCAAGCCCATACTCCTGAGAACCATATCCTGGTGGCATGTTCACAACCACTGAACCATCTCCCCAAGAATCGTCGATGGGCTCCGTGCACACCTccaccggcggccgccggcgccgcgtgcTGTTCTTCCCGCTCCCATACCAGGGCCACCTCAACCCCATGTTCCAGCTCGCCGGCATTCTCCACTCCCGTGGTTTCGCCGTCACCATCTTCCACACCCACTTCAACGCCCTCGACGCGTCCCTCCACCCCGCCTACGACTTCGTTCCCGTCCCCGACGGCTGCCCGCCGGCGGACACCCCCGGCACGCTGCAGGTGACCCTCGAGCGCGTCCTCGCCGTGAACCGCGCGTGCGAGGCGCCGTTCCGGGAGCGCCTCGCCGCGCTGCTGGAGCAGCAGCGGGAGGACGACGTCGTCGCGTGCCTCGTCGCCGACGCGCACCTGCTGACGCTGCTGGGCGTGGCGCGCGGGCTCGGCGTGCCGACGCTGGTCCTGCGCaccggcagcgccgccggctTCCGCTGCTTCACGGCGTTCCCCATGCTCTGCGACAAGGGCTACCAGCCGGCGCAGGAGTCGCGGCTGGACGCGCCGGTGACGGAGCTGCTGCCGTACCGCGTCCGGGACCTGCTGtcgaccaccgccgccggccacgccgtGATGAGCGAGGCGATCTCCCGGATGGTGACGGCCGCCGCGACCTCCTCGGGCCTCATCCTCAACACGTTCGACGCGCTCGAGGCCGCCGAGCtcgcggcgctccggcgagacCTTGCCGTCCCGGTGTTCGACGTCGGCCCGCTCCACAAgctctcgccggcggccgcgaacAGCATGCTGCGGCAGGACCACGGCTGCCTGGACTGGCTGGACACGCAGGCCCCGGCGTCCGTGCTCTACGTCAGCTTCGGCAGCCTCGCCAGCTTGTCCGCCGCCGACCTTGTCGAAATAGCCTGGGGCATCGCTAACAGCGGCCTTCCATTCCTCTGGGTGCTCCGGCCGGGCCTCGtccgcggcgcgccggcgtcacaggacccgccgccgctgcccgacgGCTTCGACGCCGCGACGCGCGGCCGGGGCGTGGTGGTCAGCTGGGCGCCGCAGGAGGAGGTCCTGGCGCACCCCGCCGTCGGCGGCTTCTggacgcactgcgggtggaactcgacgcTGGAGGGCGTGTGCGCCGGCGTGCCGATGCTGTGCCGGCCATTCTTCGGCGACCAGATGGGGAACGCCAGGTACGTAGACCACGTGTGGCGGACCGGCGTCACGATCGACGGCGAGCTCCAGAGGGGGAAGGTGGAGGCGGCCATATCGACGCTGATGGGGGCAGGCGAGCCCGGTGCCGGGATGCGGCGGAGGGCGCTGGAGCTGAAGaacagcgcggcggcgagcatcGGCGAGGCCGGGTCGTCCTGCCTCAACGTCGACAAGCTTGTGAGCCACATCATGGGCCTGTAGgcgtttctttttctttgatcaGAAGAAAAGATTCTCTTGGACAATGTCACGGTGGGCAGTGACTTTGTTTGGTTTTCTTGTCCTATGTATGGTATGATGCGATCCGTTTCAAGCAGTCGCAGAACAACGTGGATTTTGCACGTGACCTCGTGGCTACAAGTCTTATCCTAATTTTACATTGAGATTCATGTTACAAGTGGTAGGTAGTAGGAAAACTCTTTGATTTTTTGAAAAGAATCGACGGTTGAATGAATATGCAGGAGGAACGAAGGCAAGTGTTGTTCAACTTGCCCATTCAACTCTTCGATTTTCCTTGTCCTTTTTATGTCAGCAAACGGGTAGTAGGTTGCTGAGTTTGATGCATCATGTTGTTTGTAACCGGTTGTGATTGCAACCATCACCACCGTTTGATGACAAGAGCAGAGTGTGGTGGCAATAAAGATCCGCTCAAGGCACGATAGATTGGCGGCAAAAAGGAGTGGAAAAGAGACACTACAATCTGTCTCCCATTTTACTACAAGGAAAAGAGACACTATAGAAAAATTGAGAACATGAACCTATTCTACAGTTCTTCACGCCCTTTCAGCTTCACTATCTACGAATGCTACTCTATCTCCGTATTGTTAATTAGAGGTTATTATATCACATCTGTGGATGGCAATCATTTGCGTTGGCTTCATCAGATTATTTTTGTGAGCTCATTTTTATGAAATCAGTCTATTAACACAAACATAGAATGAAGAACTCAGCAGTAACTGCCGTGACACATATCAACTCCTTGCCTCACAAATGCAGCAGACACAGAGAAGACAAATACCGTGAAACAGAGGTAGTAGTGACATGGAGTGATCAGAAACCGAACCGTCCCCCTGCGTCGCCCCTCTCGCGGGCGACACGGGCGGAACTCCGCCATCCACCTCCCAAGAGAGCCTCGCCGGAAGCCTGTCGGGGctcgaggagggcggcggcgaggcgccgtttcccccctcccccacccatCTCTCCTGCTCGTGCTCTGgcggtggatgatgtggtcTGCGGGCAGCCTGATCTATCTCCTCTTCGCCTAGATCCAGCATCTCCGATGATCGATCTGATGGATCCCGGCCTCGTTGCCCGGCGGTACTGTCCCCGAGGCTGACGGCGTCATGCTGTTGTGGCTCGAGCATGGCTGGATCTGGGAGCCCCGCGGATGCGCATCGCACTGGTGGAGCGGACGGTATGCATTGTGGTTGGTAGGTGCGTGAGTCCTGCGGCGTGCCTGGTCTTTCGTGCCGGTGGCGGCCGAGATGACGTGCCTGGCGTCCCCGGGCAGGAGGCATCCAGCCATCCAGGCGCCCATGTGCAGGCGGTGACTTGGTCACCGGTGCGATGGAGTGGAGCTGTCTGCAGCGAGCTAGCAAATCGACGTGCTCCCGATGCATTCATTCTTCAGGCCTTCGCGGCCGGCCTTGGGTGGTCCTAGCAGTAGGCCTTCAGTGGTCATGGTGTGTTGGGCGCCTCTGGTGGACCGCAACTGTACGTGCAGAATTACCAGGCGAAAGCTTTCCTCGGTACACGATGGTGTCGGTAACGGTGGTGCTGTCAGGCATCATTTTCCTTCTTGAAGGCATTTTCATGGTATTGTTGGATCTCCCGGTGAAAACCCTATTCCGATTGGTCGGCTTTTGATTGGCTGATTGTGCGGCGGCGTGTCTCCGACATCGTGACCTTCTTGGAGGTATCGTTTGGGAGTACGGGTTGTTTCCCTTACCATCAATAGTTCTTACCATCGTGACTTCTCTTATGCTGGCGATTGTGTTCAGTAGGGATGCTGTGGGGTGCTTGAGGATGATTCTAGCATCAAAGTTTTTAAAGTTTTTAAGTAGACGAGTGATGTGAAGGATGGTTGATGCACGCACAAAACAAGTTTGAAGCAAGGACGTAGAAGAAGTTTCAAGCGTAGTCTTTCTAGCTTTCTTTCTTAGTCTTCTAGCATTCTATCTTGTGTTTACTTTCCTCAACTTTGAGGTTTGGAGTCTAAGAACTCATGTAACTAACTTTTAGCTATATATATCGGCATGTGGATATAGGGGCTGGATTTCTATTCTAAAAAAGTAGTGACATGGAgtagcaacattttttttaaaaaaaaggagtagCAACAATTGATTTGTTAGGTTTCAACTATCTATATATTGCAAGTGTGAGCTGTTCCCACACTGGCCCTCATCAGGAAGGAAACCAAGCATAGCTCGGTACTGTTGGCTAAACCACAATGGTGCCTGCTGGCCGGGGTTGGGAAACGACCATTTCTACCGGTCcttaaccccctttagtatcggttgtacAATCGGTACTGCTATATCGATACTAAGGGGttctttagtaccaggtcaaataactggtactaaagggtactcATTAGTagcggttggtgttaccaaccggtactaatgtgtttTTCGcctaaaaaataaagaaaaaaaatctgacgAACAGCCGGGAGCCGCCCGCACACGCGCATCGGGCTCCGTggattttcatgcgtaatatgtGCGTGCGTgctccgtgggattcgaacttacgacctcaagcctcgtgcGAGCTTAgatatgcttttcttttgaagtaacctttaataccgggtcataataccacccggtactaaatggtcacttttagtaccgggtcaaaacgCAACCGGTAGTAAGGTCGAGGACGAATGCTCATAGTTCTAGTAGTGCTAGCACCCACTAGCCTTTCATGAAGGCCAAGTCTTTGTGtatcctttcaaaaaaaaaacagtagaGTCTAGTACACCCACCTTACTTGAAATTTTGttggaaggaagaagagaaaaagggtGATTCTTTAGCTCTTTTTGGTTTCCAAAAAGACAACTAAAAGAATCAAAACCAATAAGATAATTTTAGGAATGACAAGACAAGTGCATCTATAGCCAAATGGACCTTGATGCTACATGAATAGATGCTTCCAAGAGATCGACATAATTAGGGCAAACAGAGTAGGGGAACAAGGTTGGTTGGTTATTTGGTGAACTATACCTATTGATATATATGGTTACGATAGCCCAAACAAGTAGTTAGGGGTCCTGGAGTTGGAATGAATTGTGGCCTAAAGTGTCCAGTACATTTCATTCAAGATTCAATACAAGACCCTTCCGTCTGAGTATTTATAGGCCTAGAGGGAGCAGAGCCTCCCTGTTTTACTATCCTATACCCTCAGTACGTATTACGGAAGGTATAGTAAGGCATATTCTTGCATATCCTATAATTCTTATGGTCATTACGTACACTTCCGGCCTAAGGCTTCGAAGCACCGAGGTGCAATCTTGAGGGACACCTATCCTGCTGCGTGGCCTTCTCCCCTTATCTTCATGCATGTAAACCGAGCTTCGCGTGCCATGGATAGCTTCATCTGACCCGGAAGACTTTCCCCCTTCCGGCCCTGGCCTAGGGGACCTCATCTGACCGGCACACACGTTCTCAAACCTTTCGGTCCTCTGCACGGAGAACCTTCAGCACCTCTAGACCCTGTAGGTCCGGCTTCCTGGGACTGAGCCCAGGAGTGGGTGTCCTCACTTCTAGCTCTCCTCAGCAATACCATACGGATGAAAATACATATTTTCAAGCAGTCTGTCGCTTCCTCCTTTAGCTCCTTTGCTTTTTCCCTCATCTCATCTCCCTCGGGCTCCTCCATCAGCTTCCTAATGGCCTTCTCAATCTTTCCTCTTTCCAACACTCCTTCCAGCTCAAATCCTACGCCCCATCTCTTCTCCACGTACCGAGCGTTCATCATCTGATCAGCAAACAGGGGCCTACATATCATTGGAACTCCCTCACTGATGCTCTCTAATGTCGAGTTCCATCCATTGTGTGTCCAAAACCCGCCCACTGCATGGTGAGCCAGTACCTCCTGCTGTGGCGCCCACTTAACTACCTTGCCCCTGCCCTCAACGGCATCCCCAAAGCCATTTGGTAAATCTGGACCGTCCAAACCCTGTACCATGCCTGGCCGAACCACCCATATAAAAGGATGGCCACTGTTGGCCAAACCCCAAGCCACTTCCAAGAACTCATTGGAGTCCAGGGAAGCCAAGCTACCGAAGCTGGCATACAATACAGATTTTGAGGCTTGTTTATCGAGCCACTCGATGCAACCAAAGTCTTGCTCCAATAAGCTACTTCCTGTACTCCTAGAGGAAAGCTTGTGAAGAGGTCCAGCCGCGATTACTAGAGGTATGTTGAGCTCTTCACGGATCCTCCCTAGCTCGTCTGCCTCCAGAGCATCAAATGTGTTGATCACTAGACCAGCGGAATTTTTCACTGCTTCTACGGATCGAGCAATCATTTTCCTCATTGTTTCTTGGTAGCTCCCGGTTGCATAGAAGAGGTCTTTTACCCGCAGTGGTGGCAGCTCCTTCACCGGCGTATAGAGTTCCAAATCTAAACAATAGATTGCATATGGTTAAAATACGAACTATAGTGCACATCATTCGCTTTTTAATCATCAAAATATACTTGCTTAGATAAAAGCACATTCCTTTCGTCAAATTAGCAAATTTCCTAAAAAATCAGCTGTACAAAATTAAATTCCACTCTTCCCGGTTTTACATATTTGCAATTGCACATGTTCGGCTGATGCAAATTTCATTTTTAGTGATTATTCTGTATATAATGTTTTTAGAGAACGTGCTGAGCACGTTTTACATTAAGTAGAAGAGATAGTTTACAGTAACAATCCGATAAACGACCAAAGGAAAGAGCAAAATTCGCCCAAtgatggaaaaaaagaaagtacAACGCGTGGAGCAAAAACGCTCACCGCCTTGATGCCTAACAGAACATCTAATCCTAAGAATCCTGCGGAAGCCTAAGTCCTTGCCTCCTCCAGTATGTCAGGAGCCAGCGCAATGGGCTGAAGTGCTGATCGCTCGTGAACCCTCCTGTTTCTCTCATGCCAAAGTGACCACGCGACCAACCAGACCAAGGTGTCGAAACCTTTTCGCCTAGCCTTCAACACCTGTTTCCTTGCCTGTAACCACCAACTTGCGAACGCACATTCCTGTTGCGGGACCAACATTTGTAGGTTGACGTAGCGAAGAATGCGAAACCATGTCTCCTGACTATGGACACAACCAGTAAGTAGATGATCTAGCATTTCGACCTCCTAAGCGCATAGGGCGCAGTCATCTCCATCCCACGGTCCATGATGTCGTAGATGGTTGGAGGTCTAGCAGTGACCGTGGAGAACCAACCAGCCAAAGAAGCGGCATTTACCTGACACCTGAACTTTCCATAGCTGTCGAGCTCCCAGAAGATGTGACTGTCCTAGGAAAAAGGGCCTTATAGGCCAAGGCGGAGGAAAACTCTCCCGAAGTCATCCAGCGCCACACGAATCTGTCCGGTGTTGGTTAAGGGGCTAGTCGTGAAGGAGATCCCAAATCCATAGGTACTGTAGAAGGACCTACATTGTGAGTGCATGAGAGATGTCCCGAACCCAGTGGTGGTCCGTCAAGCCCTCTCTCACTGTGCACTTGTTCCTTATACGGGCATGCACTGCTTCCCAAAGATTCGGGGCAAGCGCTTAAATGTCGCAACCATTTATCCAACGATCCGACCAAAACAAGCTTTTATCTCCCATGCCCACCTCAACCGAAATAGATGCATTGAAGAATGCTGTGACGAGCTGGTTGTTAGGAAAATGATAGCCCGCCCAGGTTCTAGCGCCATCAACACGAGCAAGCCACAGCCAACGCATCCTCAACGCCATTCCCATCACTTGAAGGTTGGGAATGCCACGACCACAAAAAATTGTCGGGTAGGCGACATTGACCCAAGCGACCGCACATTTTGCACCTGAAGCGACCTCACTGCCGCACCAAAGGAAACCTCTGATCAGGGTTTCCATTGTCTTGATAGCCCAAGAGGAAATAGCAATGGAGATATGGACTGGGATTGCACAAAGCATAGACTTCACCAGAATCAATCGACCACACCTGTTGAGGAGCCTCCCCTTCCACGCAGGTAGGCGCCTCGCAACCTTGTTGATTAGGGGTTACAGAGAAGTGATTATTGTAGTCCCCTGATCTCCCTCCAACCTACCATTTTGAGGTTATTGGCACAACCAAGAACCAACTCTCGCACcactttattatttttataaaacCCTCCAATCGCTTTATaatccaaggatccaaacggcCTATAGCTATTTATAATCTATAGCCACTATCGAGATTCTCATATTATAATCTGTAGGAGATTCAAATGGGACCTACTTGTTAGGGCAGCCGGGTCGCTACATACTCTCTATAGCAGAGCCATGTCAGCATTTGCGAAtaaaaaaatgagaagagagagaaactGTTGCTACATGTAGCGAGAGCCGCTAGCACGTGGTTTGACACCGAGCAGGCCCCACACCAAGCGGAAGAACGTGGTCACGAACCCGGACGGTGCGGAGCCGATGCGCGACCGCTAGCGCACGTGGAGACACGGCGCATCCATTAGCGCGAACGAAGCCGGCACGTGGCTGCCGGCGCCAAGCGAGTCCAACGCCACCAGGCGAGTCCGGGTGAGGTGAGGCCACCGCCGGGAAGACAGCGCCAGGCGTGGTGGAGCCCGGCATGGCTACAACGCACCGGTCTGCCGGCGTCGGGGGCTGGGGCTCCGCGGGCAGGGTCGTCGGAGCATGGCTGCCGCCGCaggcagaggaggagcaggcAGTGGGCAGGAGCGAGCGAGCTCGGCCTCGGCGCCATGAGGGAGGAGCagaggccggtggcggcggcagcgtgctTGTTGGACAGGTGGTCTATAGGACTATCGTGGACATCGTTATACAGAGTGGTTTACTAAACTATATTGCGGGTGCCCTTAGCAGGGTGGGCTGCTAATAATAGACCTGTCTATATATGCTTGCTAATTTTAGATTCTAATAACTATTAGCACTAGTGCATCTAAACAAAAGATTAATAAGAAAATTTCATGTATCCTCTGAATAAATTGTCACCTCTTGGAGGCAGATAGCCTTTTTCATGAAGCATAGGGTAGGCCATGAAGCAACAGAGGCATGCCGTGCTCCCGGTGCGCAGCACCAGCGTCTTGAGGCCGAGCGCCGTGGCAGCCCTGGGCACGGCAAGGAGGTTGGCGTCGAAGATAATACAGGCGACCGGAGAATGCCCCTCGTCCCCGAGCACCGACGCGAGGACGCCCCGGACGGCCGccgacgcctccgcctccaTGGCCGCGTTCATGGCGTGCATGATGTCGAGGGCGTTCCCGGACGCGGCGAGCTCGGCGGGGACGCCGTCGGGCACGGGCACGAACTGGAACTCCGGGTGGCGCGCGGGGTCCGGTGCGTTGAAGTGCGTGTGGAGCACGGTGACGGCGAGGCCCCGCGCGTggagcgcgccggcgagctgcagcATCGGGTTGATGTGGCCCTGGAACGGCAGCGGGAACACCAGGACACGGCGCCGCCGGTGCGTTCCctg harbors:
- the LOC117843127 gene encoding DIMBOA UDP-glucosyltransferase BX9 yields the protein MAAVQEPCTGGRDGGQGTHRRRRVLVFPLPFQGHINPMLQLAGALHARGLAVTVLHTHFNAPDPARHPEFQFVPVPDGVPAELAASGNALDIMHAMNAAMEAEASAAVRGVLASVLGDEGHSPVACIIFDANLLAVPRAATALGLKTLVLRTGSTACLCCFMAYPMLHEKGYLPPRDLELYTPVKELPPLRVKDLFYATGSYQETMRKMIARSVEAVKNSAGLVINTFDALEADELGRIREELNIPLVIAAGPLHKLSSRSTGSSLLEQDFGCIEWLDKQASKSVLYASFGSLASLDSNEFLEVAWGLANSGHPFIWVVRPGMVQGLDGPDLPNGFGDAVEGRGKVVKWAPQQEVLAHHAVGGFWTHNGWNSTLESISEGVPMICRPLFADQMMNARYVEKRWGVGFELEGVLERGKIEKAIRKLMEEPEGDEMREKAKELKEEATDCLKICIFIRMVLLRRARSEDTHSWAQSQEAGPTGSRGAEGSPCRGPKGLRTCVPVR
- the LOC117844681 gene encoding DIMBOA UDP-glucosyltransferase BX8; this encodes MFTTTEPSPQESSMGSVHTSTGGRRRRVLFFPLPYQGHLNPMFQLAGILHSRGFAVTIFHTHFNALDASLHPAYDFVPVPDGCPPADTPGTLQVTLERVLAVNRACEAPFRERLAALLEQQREDDVVACLVADAHLLTLLGVARGLGVPTLVLRTGSAAGFRCFTAFPMLCDKGYQPAQESRLDAPVTELLPYRVRDLLSTTAAGHAVMSEAISRMVTAAATSSGLILNTFDALEAAELAALRRDLAVPVFDVGPLHKLSPAAANSMLRQDHGCLDWLDTQAPASVLYVSFGSLASLSAADLVEIAWGIANSGLPFLWVLRPGLVRGAPASQDPPPLPDGFDAATRGRGVVVSWAPQEEVLAHPAVGGFWTHCGWNSTLEGVCAGVPMLCRPFFGDQMGNARYVDHVWRTGVTIDGELQRGKVEAAISTLMGAGEPGAGMRRRALELKNSAAASIGEAGSSCLNVDKLVSHIMGL